The genomic region ACCTGGTTGTCTGAGTTCCTTGCCATTCCTGACATGCATGATTCAGCAGATATCAACTCGACCGTATATCGGGGAATAAGCCAGCTGCCTTCTGCACATACACTTGTCTTCCGGGACGGGAGGCTGGAACTGAAGCAATACCATCGCTGGGATGAAGTGGAGCCTCTAAGACTTAAGTCCGACGGTGAGTATGTAGAAGCGTTTCGAGAGGTCTTTGGGCAGGCTGTCGGATCACGATTGCGAACCCATAGACAGGTGGCTGCTGCATTAAGTGGCGGGTTGGACTCTGGGGCCGTGGTTGGTTTTGCCTCCGGAACACTGAGAAGTCAGGGCAAACGGCTGCATGCCTATAGTTATGTTCCCGTGCCGGATTTCACTGATTATACGTCGAAAACGTTGCTGGCGGACGAGAGGCCCTTCATTCGTTCCACCATTAATCATGTCGGCAATATAACCGAGAACTATCTTGATTTTGAAGGCAGAAGTCCACTTAGTGAAGTAGATACCTGGCTCGACATTATGGAAATGCCCTATAAATACTTTGAAAATTCGTTCTGGATACGCGGATTCTATGAAAAAGCGAGCCAGCAGGATGCAGGCATTCTGCTCACAGGAGCACGTGGTAACTTCACCATCTCCTGGGGGCCGGCTCTGGATTATTACGCCAGTCTACTGAAAAGTGGTCGCTGGTACCGCTGGTTCCGTGAGATGCAGCAGTATAGTGAACGGACCGGCATGCCCTTCTCCCGTATAGCCAAGATCACCGGGAAAAAGGCATATCCGGATTGGTTCAAGGCTCAATCCAAAGGAGCCAGCCAGGCTGCATCCGTGCAGTTGATCCATCCTGATTTTGCGCAAAGAACGGGTGTACTGGAACGACTCAAATCCATTATTGTTCTGCAGGGTGGTGCTCAGGCGGATGCACTCAAAGTGCGTGCCGAGAAATTCAATAATCTGGCCATTGCGAACAAAAACGGTGCTGTAGCCACGAAATGTTCTCTCCGTTATCGGGCTTGGGAGCGTGACCCGACAAGCGATGCCAGAGTCATTCGGTTCTGCTTGTCCGTACCGATTGAACAATATG from Paenibacillus sp. FSL R5-0341 harbors:
- a CDS encoding asparagine synthase-related protein, which codes for MSAIAGIVHNDGQQALWEDSWRLYASLGHVPADTTGVWKGHEAFLSCHAQWITPESVSEKLPLYDEDSGLTITADAILDNREQLADQLHISRAELAMLADSELILRAYQRWGDDVAVRLLGDFVFAIWDDRNRKLYAARDITGMRAFYYRHDGSRFAFCTLMNPLLGLEGVHKELDETWLSEFLAIPDMHDSADINSTVYRGISQLPSAHTLVFRDGRLELKQYHRWDEVEPLRLKSDGEYVEAFREVFGQAVGSRLRTHRQVAAALSGGLDSGAVVGFASGTLRSQGKRLHAYSYVPVPDFTDYTSKTLLADERPFIRSTINHVGNITENYLDFEGRSPLSEVDTWLDIMEMPYKYFENSFWIRGFYEKASQQDAGILLTGARGNFTISWGPALDYYASLLKSGRWYRWFREMQQYSERTGMPFSRIAKITGKKAYPDWFKAQSKGASQAASVQLIHPDFAQRTGVLERLKSIIVLQGGAQADALKVRAEKFNNLAIANKNGAVATKCSLRYRAWERDPTSDARVIRFCLSVPIEQYVKHGTDRSLIRRATSPELPDKVRLNQRVRGVQPADWLHRIIPNWDAFTAELRALCSDSKVAGILNTERIKSALANFPSPRPELASHPDLRLMMHSLIVYRFIRKF